The genomic interval tttaatatttaatgattctTATAAAATTTGACAAATCGGTGCTCTTCATAATTCCATTGATCAATTTTACCATGACTTAGTGGAAACTAGCATATTTCCtcctgaagtaaaaaaaaaatctttatctgaTCTGCAGTCTGTGCCCTATTTATTATTCTCCAGTGAGGAGTCTTGAATCATTTGAGAGAAGAATTAAACTTCACAGGACTCATCATCTCTGAGAAATCTCTGATACTGAGTAAGGGAGGAGCTATAGATAAAAGGATTCCCATATTCCTTCCATTTATAGAGTTTTTCCTTAGTGTGAACTTTTTTGTGTCTACAAAGGTTTGATCTATAACTGTAGGCTTTCCCACACTCCATGCACTTGTAGAGTTTCTCGCCAGTATGGATCCTCTCGTGCTCTGTTAGGAATGAATACtggctgaaggctttcccacactgaTTACACTggtagggtttctctccagtgtgaattctctgatgccTGTAAAGGTTGGATTTGCAACCAAAGGCTTTCCCGCATTCTCCACATGGGTAAAGCTTTTCCCCGGTGTGAATTTTACGATGTTCACTGAAGGATGAATACTGgttgaaggctttcccacattcattgcaCTGGTAGGGTTTCTGACCAGTATGAATTCGCTGGTGTTCAATAAGGGTGGAGATGCGTGTGAAGGTTCTCCCACATTCCAAGCATTTACACAGCTGTTCTCCAGTATGAAGCTTCTGATGTTCAGCCAGGGATGCAAACTGGCTGTAAcctttcccacattcactgcatttatagggtttctctcctgtgtggatTCTTTGGTGTCTGTGAAGTTTTGCTCTACAATTGAAGGCCTTCTCACATTCAGCACATTTATAgagtttctctccagtatgaatccTCTGATGTACAGTAAGGGTTGAACACTGGCTAAAGGCTTTACCACATTCCTTACACTGGTAGGGTTTCTCGCCGGTGTGCACCCTCAGGTGTTTGATTAGGGTCGAGCTGCTGCTAAACGCCTTCtcacattcattacatttgtaaggtttctctccagtatgaattctctgatgggCAAGAAGGGAGGATCTGTGGCTAAACGGTTTCCCACACTCACTACATCTGTAGGGTTTCTCAccagtgtgaattctctggtGTTCAATCAGATGGAGACTCTGGTTGAAgcttttcccacattcattacaaaGATGAGGTTTTTCTCCTGGGTAAATCTGGATGCATCTCATTAGAtcaaaattctgtttaaaatctCTCCCAAAAGTGTAATGTATATTGGGTATCCTTTCTATAGGAACACTCTGTTGTGTGACAAGAATTGTATTTATAAGTAAGCCTTTCCCCAATTCAAGACGTGTCTGCTTTACATCTCCACTCACAGTTTTTTTGTGTGAGGCCATGATTTGCTGAAGAGGTTTCTTCCGTTGCTCCTGTTCTGTTCCACTCTCCAATTCCAAAGTCTGTCCAAAATCGATGTCCCAGTGACCAAACTTAATggactttttctttattattccctgAGATGTTTCTTCTATAGAAATGTCCTGTCTGGGAGGTGAGGCTTCCATTTCAGGCCAAGTCTTGAAACCTGGAGTGGATCAGAAGCATTAACGGCACCTCTACGGGAAGAGAGAAACATGCAACCGTGGAACAGTAAAATTGGCAATAGTACATATAAAAGAGGTCTGagaggcggctgggtggctcagttagctgagcgtccgactcttggtttcaactcaggtcatgatcccagggttgtgggatccagccccatgtcgggctctgcactgaaagtggagcctgcttgagattctctctatccctctctctctgcccttctcccctgctctctctctctctcaaaaaataaataaataaaagaggtttTATACCTCTTTTGACCTCAAATATGGACTTGCCACTGGGGAAAAACAGGACAGGATGGAAAGGAAGAGTGGTAAACAGGTGAAGGAGTGGTGTCGGAGAATAGAGTGAACATATTAACATTGGAAACAAAGACATTGCGACTTGAGAgaagtagaggcagagagaacaggtcGAGCTGAAGGTATGAGGCTACAGAAAAATGTTAGCTCCTAAGCTCGAGTTGAATAAACTGTGGCATATTTCAGTGTATCATTTCCTGTTCTGTATGCCGGGCCATGAGGTAGGTaacttgtctttattttctccttttttttttttttaaagtttacttacttacttacttatctatttatctatctatctatctatttatttatttatttttgcataatctctacacccaacatggggctcgaactcacatctatctatctatctatctattttttttttttttgcataatctctacacccaacatggggctcaaactcacaagcccaaGATTTAGAGTTGTGTGCCCCTCCaagtgagtcagccaggcacccataTCTTCTTTCTATTCacatgtggcttttatgatgttagtGCCCATAGCTGAAACTCTAGgtgtgatcatttaaaaatatctgtgatgttttccttaaattttgtgaATCTGTATGTGAATATGATTTTGTATCATAGTCTGTGAAAGGAGAAACAGTCTGTTAATAAGAGGGTGCTCAGGTTTTCAAACTTATAGCAGCCCTGAAGCATGACTGTATTGAGGATTTCTGATCTAAATTCAAGATGCTGActataaagaagaggaaaatatggAATAAATCAGCCTCGTGCAACAACCTATCCCTGGTGATTGGAGGAATAACAGTTTTGTtcacacctccctgcccccacttttCCCTTCCAAATTGATCACGAGGAAAAACAGATACAGTCACCTCTTCTAATAACCTGCAACCAGAAGACTGACCTCCTTTTGtaggaatctttttatttttata from Panthera uncia isolate 11264 chromosome A1 unlocalized genomic scaffold, Puncia_PCG_1.0 HiC_scaffold_17, whole genome shotgun sequence carries:
- the ZNF354C gene encoding zinc finger protein 354C codes for the protein MAVDLLPTKVKESVTFRDVAVVFSQDEWLRLDSAQRTLYREVMLENYGTLVSLGIPSSTPKVICRLQQGEDPCVVERETPQDACLGFKTWPEMEASPPRQDISIEETSQGIIKKKSIKFGHWDIDFGQTLELESGTEQEQRKKPLQQIMASHKKTVSGDVKQTRLELGKGLLINTILVTQQSVPIERIPNIHYTFGRDFKQNFDLMRCIQIYPGEKPHLCNECGKSFNQSLHLIEHQRIHTGEKPYRCSECGKPFSHRSSLLAHQRIHTGEKPYKCNECEKAFSSSSTLIKHLRVHTGEKPYQCKECGKAFSQCSTLTVHQRIHTGEKLYKCAECEKAFNCRAKLHRHQRIHTGEKPYKCSECGKGYSQFASLAEHQKLHTGEQLCKCLECGRTFTRISTLIEHQRIHTGQKPYQCNECGKAFNQYSSFSEHRKIHTGEKLYPCGECGKAFGCKSNLYRHQRIHTGEKPYQCNQCGKAFSQYSFLTEHERIHTGEKLYKCMECGKAYSYRSNLCRHKKVHTKEKLYKWKEYGNPFIYSSSLTQYQRFLRDDESCEV